From the Vicia villosa cultivar HV-30 ecotype Madison, WI unplaced genomic scaffold, Vvil1.0 ctg.000664F_1_1, whole genome shotgun sequence genome, one window contains:
- the LOC131630247 gene encoding transcription factor MYB14-like, with the protein MVRNTCGEKNGLRKGKWTPEEDNKLIAYVTRYGCWNWRQLPKFAGLERCGKSCRLRWLNYLRPDLKRGNFTQQEEETIIKLHEKLGNRWRVIAANLPGRTDNEIKNHWHTNLKKRFIKNNKSDTKHETEKAKASNSNNHPAMEEANKLEGALENNIVPNITNTLSSTPSSSGFSSITMDTAAKLPFMDAYVDVFSDSFWTEPYMVDNSYVPPNEETTLLSVWCENQYFNHVYDEQLWSHGQ; encoded by the exons ATGGTGAGAAACACATGTGGTGAGAAAAATGGATTGAGAAAAGGCAAGTGGACTCCTGAAGAAGACAACAAGTTAATTGCTTATGTAACTAGATATGGCTGCTGGAATTGGCGACAACTACCTAAATTTGCAG GTCTTGAAAGGTGTGGAAAGAGTTGTAGACTAAGGTGGTTGAACTATTTAAGACCAGATCTCAAAAGAGGGAACTTTACTCAACAAGAAGAAGAGACTATCATCAAGCTTCATGAAAAACTGGGTAATAG ATGGAGAGTGATTGCAGCAAATTTACCGGGGAGAACAGATAACGAGATAAAGAATCATTGGCACACCAACTTGAAAAAGCGTTTTATAAAGAATAATAAGTCTGACACTAAACATGAAACAGAAAAAGCCAAAGCTTCAAATTCAAATAATCACCCTGCAATGGAAGAAGCCAATAAACTTGAAGGAGCATTAGAAAACAATATTGTTCCAAATATTACAAATACATTGTCTTCAACCCCATCTTCAAGTGGATTCTCTTCCATAACAATGGATACTGCAGCAAAGCTTCCTTTTATGGATGCATACGTGGATGTTTTCAGTGATAGTTTCTGGACAGAACCATATATGGTAGACAATTCATATGTCCCTCCAAATGAAGAAACTACATTATTATCTGTCTGGTGTGAAAATCAATACTTCAATCATGTGTACGATGAACAACTTTGGAGCCATGGACAATAA